The genomic segment CTAATCTATTATTTTATGCACGTAGTTGATTGCCCGTCCCCCCAACTATTGCTCGAATAGGATGTTACAGAAAGGGGGTGAAAAAATGAATTATTATGATTACAATAAACGAAAATGTAATAAATGCAATAAATGCTGTAAATGTAATGAATGTTATGAATGTGTTAAACATGACAAATGCAATATCGATCCATGTTGTTGTAAAAGAGGACACAGGGGGGCTACTGGTGCGACTGGTGCAACTGGAGCTACTGGAGGAACTGGTGCGACTGGCGTGACTGGAGCTACTGGCGCTACTGGCGCTACTGGCGCTACTGGAGCTACCGGATCTACTGGTGCTACTGGAGCAGCTGGAGCTACTGGGGGAACTGGGGCAGCCGGAGCTACTGGAGCTACTGGGGCTACTGGGGCTACTGGGGCAACCGGAGCTACTGGAGCTACCGGAGCTACTGGTGCTACTGGAGCTACTGGTGCTACTGGTGCTACTGGTGCTACTGGAGCTACCGGAGCTACTGGAGGAACTGGTGCGACTGGCTCAACCGGAGCTACTGGTGTAACTGGAGCTACTGGGGCTACTGGCGTGACTGGAGCTACCGGATCTACTGGTGCGACTGGCGCTACCGGATCTACTGGTGCGACTGGAGCAGCTGGAGCTACCGGGGGAACTGGGGCAGCCGGAGCTACTGGAGCTACTGGGGCTACTGGGGCAACCGGAGCTACTGGGGCTACTGGAGCTACTGGAGCTACCGGAGCTACTGGAGCTACTGGAGCTACTGGGGCTACTGGGGCTACTGGAGCTACTGGAGCTACTGGAGCTACTGGAGCTACCGGAGCTACTGGAGCTACTGGGGCTACTGGAGCTACTGGAGCTACCGGATCTACTGGGGCTACTGGGAGCTACTGGAGCTACTGGATCTACTGGAGCTACTGGAGCTACTGGTGCTACTGGTGCTACTGGTGCTACTGGTGCTACTGGTACCGCCGGACTGATTGGACCAACCGGAGCCACTGGAGCCACTGGAGCGACTGGTGCGACTGGAGCTACTGGTGCTACTGGAGCTACTGGTGCTACTGGAGCTACTGGTGCTACTGGAGCTACCGGATCTACTGGTGCTACTGGAGCTACTGGAGCTATCGGATCTACTGGTGCGACTGGAGCTACTGGAGCTACCGGATCTACTGGTGCGACTGGAGCTACTGGAGCTACCGGATCTACTGGTGCGACTGGAGCTACTAGCGCAACTGGAGCCACTGGAGCGACTGGAGCTACCGGAGCTACTGGAGCTACTGGAGCTACCGGAGCTACTGGAGCTACTGGAGCTACTGGAGCTACTGGAGCTACTGGAGCTACTGGAACTACTGGTGCTACCGGAGCTACTGGAGCTACCGGATCTACTGGAGCAACTGGAGCCACTGGAGCTACCGGATCTACTGGAGCTACTGGTGCTACTGGAACGACTGGTGCTACTGGAGCTACTGGAGCTACTGGAGCTACCGGATCTACTGGTGCGACTGGAGCTACTGGAGCTACCGGATCTACTGGTGCGACTGGAGCTACTGGAGCTACCGGATCTACCGGATCTACTGGTGCGACTGGAGCTACTGGAGCTATCGGAGCTACTGGGGCTACTGGTACCGCCGGACTGATTGGACCAACCGGAGCTACTGGGGCTACTGGCGCAACTGGCGCTACTGGAGCGACTGGTACCGCTGGACTGATTGGACCAACCGGTGCCACTGGAGCTACTGGAGCTACCGGATCTACTGGAGCTACTGGAGCTACTGGTGCTACTGGAACTACTGGTGCAACCGGTGCGACTGGAGCTACTGGCGCTACTGGGGCTACTGGTACCGCCGGACTGATTGGACCAACCGGAGCTACTGGGGCTACTGGCGCAACTGGCGCTACTGGAGCGACTGGTACCGCCGGACTGATTGGACCAACCGGTGTCACTGGAGCTACCGGATCTACTGGATCTACTGGATCTACTGGATCTACTGGATCAACTGGAGCCACTGGAGCTACCGGATCTACTGGAGCTACTGGTGCAACTGGAACGACTGGAGCTACTGGAGCTACCGGATCTACTGGTGCGACTGGAGCTACTGGAGCTACTGGAGCTACCGGATCTACTGGTGCGACTGGAGCTACTGGAGCTACTGGAGCTACCGGATCTACTGGTGCGACTGGAGCTACTAGCGCAACTGGAGCCACTGGAACTACTGGAGCTACTGGCGCGACTGGAGCTACTGGTGCCACTGGAGCAACGGGTGCTACTGGAGCTACTGGCGCTACTGGCGCTACTGGTACCGCAGGACTGATTGGACCAACCGGTGTCACTGGAACTACTGGAGCTACTGGTACAGCCGGACTGATTGGAGCAACCGGTGTCACTGGCGCTACTGGAGCTACTGGTACAGCCGGACTGATTGGAGCAACCGGTGTCACTGGCGCTACTGGAGCTACTGGCACAGCCGGGCTTATTGGAGCAACCGGTGCGACTGGAACTACTGGAACTACTGGCGCTACTGGGGCTACTGGAGCTACCGGAACAACGGGCGCTACTGGAGCTACTGGTACCGCCGGATTGATCGGACCAACCGGTGTCACTGGCGCAACTGGAGCTACTGGCACAGCCGGGCTGATTGGAGCAACCGGCGCTACTGGAGCTACCGGTACCGTCGGACTGATTGGACCAACCGGTGTCACTGGAACTATCGGAACAACCGGTGCTACTGGGCCTACGGGAACTAATGGCATTAATGGTAACAGTACGATAATTCCATTTGCAACTGGAACCTCAACAATGGCATTGACTACGTTACTCTTGGGAGCAGTTGGTATTCCTTCTGTTATAGGATTCGGGAGTTCCATAGCAGGTCTTACAGCTCTTGGTGCTACAATAACACTCCCAATTCTAAGTAACTTTGCCTTTATGGCTCCTCGTGCAGGAACCCTCACAGCTATATCAGCATACTTTAATAGTAACGTGGCATTAAGTCTAGGGACGACAGTAGTTAGTGCAGAAGTATATCGTGCAACTGGAAATAGCAATACCTACAGCGCAACTGGCGTTAAAGTAAATCTAACATTCACCGGATTAACAGTCGGTGCTATACAAACTGGCACTGCCAGTGGTTTCTCATTTCCAGTAAGCCTTGGAGATCGTTTGCTAATGGTGTTTTCCGCAAGTGCTCCTTTAGTAGGCCTCATACAAGGTGCAGCAAGTGCAGGTCTGACAATCAACTAATAAATTAAAATGTACGGAAATACAATTCTAAATAAAGCTCATAGACACCAAATACAAAAGTTAAGCCCCTTTCATTTCACAATGAAAGGGGCTTTTTAAAAAATTATATTGTTCGAAATAGTAATTATCACGATGATCCTTATTGTGTTATAAAAACTGCATTTCCATTAGAAATTAAGTACAGAGTCATTACATTCCGTTATACAATTCCCTAACTTACCAACATCAAAATTTCCGCCCGAAACGATAACACCGATTCGGTTAGATGAAACAGGTAATTTCTTATTCAAGACAGCAGCAACCGCTGCGGCTGCCGCTCCTTCAACAAGCATTTTCTCGCGTTCTAACATGAAAAGAATGGCTGATGAAATTTCTTGTTCCGTCACTGTAATCATATCGTCTACATAATTGTGAATGATATCCATCGTTACTTTACCAGGTTCTCTGACGCAAATCCCTTCTGCTATCGTCGGTAAAAAGTGAGTCAGATTACTTTTTCTACCGTGATAAGTCGAAGCAATTGCAGGTGCATTTGCGGCCTGAACGCCAATCACTTTTACCGAAGGCCGTATTGTTTTCACAGCAAGTGCAGTCCCTGCTAAAAGTCCTCCACCACCTGCTGGTACAACAATTGTATCCAAGTCCGGTTGCTGTTGCAGCATTTCCATCGCAACCGTTGCCTGACCCTCAATAATTGTTATATCATCGAAAGGATGGATAAACGTTGCACCTGTTGCCAGTTGTTCAGTACGAGCGGCTTTATAAGCCTCATCGAAATTTTTCCCAACTAGCTTAACAGTTGCCCCGTATTTCCGGGTAGCAGCCACTTTTGCCGCTGGAGTCGTTTCAGGCATGAATATTGTAACTCTGGCGCCCACTTTCCGTCCTGCCAATGCAACACCTTGTGCATGATTTCCCGCAGAAGCCGCAAGTAAACCTTTCGCACATTCTTCTGCTGTCAGTTGAGAAATTTTGTTGAACGCGCCGCGTACTTTAAACGACCCTGTCTTCTGTAAGTTTTCAAGTTTCAAATACACTTCGGATTGTGTCCATTCATTCAATGTCTCCGATTGTTTAATAGGTGTGCGGTGAACAATTTCAGTTAAGCGTTCAAATGCTTCGAATAAGCGCGCTGTTTCATACAAATTCCCAATTACACCATCTCCCTTTTAAGTTAATGTTTACGCGTTTTGATGTTGTTTTTCATAGTTAGAAATTTGTTCTTCATATTGGAAAGTCAAGGATATTTCATCCCAACCATTTAATAACATTTCTTTATAGTACGGGTCGATATCAAACGAATAGGACTTGCCATCCTGCCCTGTCACCGACTGTTTAACAAGATTAACTTCTACTGAGTAAGGATCTTTTTGCCCACTTGCCAACAACTCTTCTACTTCCGACATTGTTAATTTAATTGGAAGCAAACCGTTTTTCATACAGTTATTATAGAAGATATCCGCATAGCTTGGCGCGATGACGACATTGAATCCATAGTCTAAAATCGACCACGGTGCATGTTCACGAGAGGAGCCGCACCCAAAGTTTTCTTGAGCAACGAGGATTTTAGATCCTTTGAACCGCTCATCATTCAGTACGAAATCTTGAACTTCGCTTCCATCAGCATTATGTCGCCAGTGATAAAACAAATATTTTCCAAACCCTGTTCGCTCAATTCGTTTCAAGAACTCTTTCGAAATAATCTGGTCGGTATCGACGTTTTTACGATCGAGCGGCGTTATGACGCTAACAACTTCATTAATCGGTTCCATCTAATCATCCTTTCCTCAATTATGAATGAACAGCTTCCAATTCCCGTACATCTATAAAATGGCCTGCAATTGCTGAAGCTGCTGCCATGGCCGGACTTACAAGATGTGTCCGTGCCCCTGCCCCTTGTCGTCCTTCGAAATTTCGATTAGATGTTGAAGCGCACCGTTCACCTACAGGAACTACATCATCATTCATTGCTAGGCACATACTGCAACCCGATTCCCGCCACTCGAATCCAGCTTCAAGAAATACCGAATCTAATCCTTCATCCTCTGCCTGTTTTTTAACAGTGCGTGAACCAGGAACGACAATTGCTGTGACAGATGGATGGACTTTCTTCCCTGCAATCACTTTTGCCGCTGCACGTAAATCACTCAATCTTGCATTTGTGCATGAACCAATGAAGACATGCTGGATATCAATCGACTTCAGCGGAGCACCTTCTTCAAGCCCCATATACGTTAGTGCTTGTTTCAATGCGTCTTTATCCGATTCTGATTCAAAATCTTTCGCATAGGGAACGTTCGCTGAAAT from the Sporosarcina psychrophila genome contains:
- a CDS encoding collagen-like repeat preface domain-containing protein: MRLEQLELPGELGQPELLELLGLLGQPELLGLLELLELPELLELLELLGLLGLLELLELLELLELPELLELLGLLELLELPDLLGLLGATGATGSTGATGATGATGATGATGATGTAGLIGPTGATGATGATGATGATGATGATGATGATGATGATGSTGATGATGAIGSTGATGATGATGSTGATGATGATGSTGATGATSATGATGATGATGATGATGATGATGATGATGATGATGATGTTGATGATGATGSTGATGATGATGSTGATGATGTTGATGATGATGATGSTGATGATGATGSTGATGATGATGSTGSTGATGATGAIGATGATGTAGLIGPTGATGATGATGATGATGTAGLIGPTGATGATGATGSTGATGATGATGTTGATGATGATGATGATGTAGLIGPTGATGATGATGATGATGTAGLIGPTGVTGATGSTGSTGSTGSTGSTGATGATGSTGATGATGTTGATGATGSTGATGATGATGATGSTGATGATGATGATGSTGATGATSATGATGTTGATGATGATGATGATGATGATGATGATGTAGLIGPTGVTGTTGATGTAGLIGATGVTGATGATGTAGLIGATGVTGATGATGTAGLIGATGATGTTGTTGATGATGATGTTGATGATGTAGLIGPTGVTGATGATGTAGLIGATGATGATGTVGLIGPTGVTGTIGTTGATGPTGTNGINGNSTIIPFATGTSTMALTTLLLGAVGIPSVIGFGSSIAGLTALGATITLPILSNFAFMAPRAGTLTAISAYFNSNVALSLGTTVVSAEVYRATGNSNTYSATGVKVNLTFTGLTVGAIQTGTASGFSFPVSLGDRLLMVFSASAPLVGLIQGAASAGLTIN
- the ilvA gene encoding threonine ammonia-lyase codes for the protein MYETARLFEAFERLTEIVHRTPIKQSETLNEWTQSEVYLKLENLQKTGSFKVRGAFNKISQLTAEECAKGLLAASAGNHAQGVALAGRKVGARVTIFMPETTPAAKVAATRKYGATVKLVGKNFDEAYKAARTEQLATGATFIHPFDDITIIEGQATVAMEMLQQQPDLDTIVVPAGGGGLLAGTALAVKTIRPSVKVIGVQAANAPAIASTYHGRKSNLTHFLPTIAEGICVREPGKVTMDIIHNYVDDMITVTEQEISSAILFMLEREKMLVEGAAAAAVAAVLNKKLPVSSNRIGVIVSGGNFDVGKLGNCITECNDSVLNF
- the leuD gene encoding 3-isopropylmalate dehydratase small subunit, with the protein product MEPINEVVSVITPLDRKNVDTDQIISKEFLKRIERTGFGKYLFYHWRHNADGSEVQDFVLNDERFKGSKILVAQENFGCGSSREHAPWSILDYGFNVVIAPSYADIFYNNCMKNGLLPIKLTMSEVEELLASGQKDPYSVEVNLVKQSVTGQDGKSYSFDIDPYYKEMLLNGWDEISLTFQYEEQISNYEKQHQNA